The sequence atctatatattaatttttcttcgttattttaattcttaccAATTGGTATTAAGTTCACACatacaaataatttaaaagttattaaagatagttatttttaacacGTATACAATCAACGGAATAAATGAAGTGAACAGCATATTTCCCATGAAGAaatgaatataatttctttttcgaCAATCATTTGCTGAAATCAAATactgattatttaatttttaattttctataaatgattttttatacagtaattattaattttaagtttatatatatgcatCTATGGTTTGCTCGAATATATTAGTTGTTTTATAGTTTTCCGTtgttcataaaattaataaattaatattctataaattttcaGTGCaccaaatatattaattacaacAAAACTAACAGTAAATAGAGGAAAatatagttattttctattaccTTTACTTTCCTTTATCTCTCTAAAGTGGAAAAAACACAGCGCTTCCATTATTAATTGGAGAATGGTTAAAGAAGATAAGTCGGTCCTTGCCATAACTGATGATGCTTTGGGTTCTTGAACAAGGAACATTTGATAGATCAGGGTTTCCAGGAGTACCGCCGTTCATCACCATATTGTGAAGCTAGCATAGCATGGCCTCATAGatattacaaaaaagaaaaagactactAAACAAAATTCTACACAAAAAGGGTACATCGGATGAAATTTCAATGCAGCAAACTAGAAACCCTTATACCATATAAACTTTTTGACTTTGCACAACCTCAATGAAACAAACAATGAATGCCAGCGTCTGAAAACTAGAAAGATCGATGATTCAATATTTAACTCATGTTACCATCCTGATTAAACCTAGCCTAAAACTGAAAAGAATGTGGACTATAGCAGCAACTCAGCAATCTGAATGGCGTTAAGTGCAGCCCCCTTGCGTATTTGATCCCCACAAACAAAGATATCCAACCTGCTTGGAATTCCAGAGTTAGTAAGATACTTTGTCAAAATAGCCATGAGATCTTTTAACGTAAAAGTATATGGCCCAAAATGAGTTTTACCCATGATTCCCTTCTTGAGACACATCTTGGCGGATTCTACCGACTGCAACATCATCCTTGTTTGATACCTCCAATGGAGTAGGAAAGTGATTGGAGGCTCGGTTATCGATAACCACCACCCCAGGGGCATTCTTCAGAATATCCCTTGCTGTGTCCTGGATAAatagcaaattaattaaaattttgtctGCTGCACTTTTCAGATAGAACAGAAAGAAACTGCATACAGAACATAATTACTCTTTGCAAGGTTTTACTGGGATCATGTTACTGCTGTATCTACTTGAAGGCGAAATGACTTTGGGTAACAAAACAGATATAAAACTCTTTGTATAGAAAATTTTTCAGAAGCCAAGATGCTCAATACTTTCCACTGAAACATGGTCAGAACTATATTATATCAATGAAGTGTAATTTGTATATTCCACTCATAACAACTGCTcatcaagaaagaaagactcGGTGTTTTAATTGTCATCAAGCATATGCAAAAAACAGGTTTTAAGACCTACAGATAGGAATAGTACATATGGCACACTTGATGCCTAAGCCAATGTGTttgcagaaaaaaaaaagcacaaAAGAGAGAAATCTTTTACTGTAACACGAATGAGATGATAGAACATGCAAATTCTACAGCTGCTGTATCACGAACTTtaatttgcaaaagaaaaaaaaggtattAAAGTTGGTCGCTGGCTACACTTTTACAGACAACTATTAATgtactaaatatatacattaaaaAGGTAGGTATTCAAAATTAAGGCACTTAGGAATATTAATTTGCCTCTTTTGACTATAAAAAAAGCATCATTCAAACACATCAAGTTGAGCaaagattgaaaaaaaaaattgaaaaagaagaaagaaaccaTTTTAAGATACTTCTCATAATTCTAATGATCAAAGACCACCATAGGCAAGGTACTCGAAGTGCTTTCGTATAACAGACCTAATAAAACTGACAGATTCGAAATCAGAATACAAACAGTTAACAAATAATTACATTCATATCAGAGCATATAATGCATAATGAAACAGGagaaacaaatgaaaaatttgACACATCTAAATTCCAAACATgtagcatttacatgaatcaAAAGAGTACAAAATCAAATGTCAGCTTCAAGAAATAATTTACTGGGTAcaattacattaaaattcaaCAGTATCACTAAAGTACCTCATCAAGGGGCTTCTCAAATTGAAGATTAACACTTTCAGCATGTGCACGCATGACAGGAACTCGTATACAGGTAGCAGTGACCTTAACATTCATGTCATTCTGAAAGACAAATGAAAAGGAagcatttttaaaatataataaacaagaCCACACATTTTCCATATAAATTTTCAGACTCACCAAATTTTATCTAATGATAAGAGAAATGAACAAAAGCACTGGCTTCAAACTTACCCAAATTTTCCGAGTTTCTTTTACTaatttcatttcttcttcattgtatCCATTTGATTGAACAGGTGCATTGtgtgaaaataaattgaaggCATACTGCATTCAAACACATTATGAGTATAATTTAGAAACTTGATTGTACATGAAATAATTTCTCTATGAAATTTGTAGGCAACCTTATAAGAAATAGACAAACCTGTTGCTTAAAAATATTGCATGTGGGTGGTTTTCCTTGCAAGACcttgtaaaaaataaagaaattttttttttaagaaaaagtgTGAACTTTCCTAAATATAAATGACAGATAAATACGACCataattagttatatattaagAGAAACCAATTAATATCTACTACAATGAGATTGGATGGGAAGAAGAAACCTCGCGAGTCTGCAGCTCCAGCTCTTCCATTGCAGCAGCACCAGCACCACTAGCTGCCTGATACGTACTGACAACCATGCGTTGCACCTATAAAACCCAACAGTCACTCGGCATTTGCAGCACAAAAGTCTCATAGTAAGCCTTACAAGATAGTTCAAAACCATACAGGATTTGAACTGCTTAACAAATTTAGTTCAAATCTTGATGAGCATATGAGAGATGAAACATTTTTCATAAAGCATACAAGTGCATAAACCAGGCACCTACATTCTCCCTATCTGCAACAACAACCATTAGCAGCTCATTTTTTTTCTACAACAGCAATttcaaagtataaaatttgGTCTGTTAATTCAGTAATTTTGCCTGTATGAATAAAGATTGAGCCTTTGCATGAATAATCAAATAAGAAGCTTATATGCATATACGTTAATCAATAAAGCCAAAAAAGGACAAAATGGGAGTTGTACCTTAGCGTGTCTATGCAAAGGTGTAGCAGCCATCAAACAAATAATAGTAGAACAATTCGGATTCGCAATCAAAGCGCCCTTCTTTAATCCAAATTTAATCTCTTTCATAGCCTCAGGATTCACTTCAGGAATAACCAAAGGAACACCCTCAACCATTCTAAAAGCAGAACTATTATCCACAACAATTGAACCTTTATCCACAGCAATCGGCCCAAACTCTTTACTAATAGACCCACCAGCACTGAAAAGCGCAATGTCGACACCATCAAAGCTATCAGCAGTTAGCTCTTCAACTGTATAATTGTTGTCTTGAAAAGTTAGCTGCTTTCCAGCTGAGCGTTTGGAAGCTAACATTTTAATTGATCGGTAAGGGAAGTTTCTATCAGAAAGCACAGATAGAAACTCTTGTCCGACGGCTCCAGTGACGCCGACGACGGCGAGGGAAGGACCGGTTTCTTGAAGGGACATTTTGATTCTTGATGAAGAAGGAGTGAATTTGGGTTTGGACTTGAGAGAGAATTTGGAAAAGAGATGGGCTTGGTGATGTGGGTGTGTAAGAGTTGCCATTGTTGAGAGAGAGGGAGGGAAGTGGAATTGTCGGCTGATAGAGACGATGGGGTTTTTGAGTTTGGAGGAGACAGAGGTTTAAGGGCCGGCTACCTGTTTAAGGATCTTTGTTTACAGAACTGTttgttacttttataaaaagaggGTAGATTTTTTAAAGCTCTTTTACAATAGACATAATTTGCAATTGAGTCCTAATCAAATAGTAATTAGTTCTCAACAATCCAGTtcactaatatatataatcaagACGAGTGCAGCTCGATTGAATTACAAAgctcaaaattaaaaattcaattcagccttaaataaaaatattattaaaatttaaatttgactAGGTAGAATATTCAAAACCTGAAAATCATTGATACATAATTTTTGacaacttaaaatatatacttcaAGTTTGATCAAGCTaagttatttaaataaaatcttttaattacagaaaataaatttaaataaatccaaTTAAACCTGAGTGTtaatcattataaaaattttaaaaattactgaACCTAATAATAGCTCAAAAGTTTAGAATTTGACATATCaaacattataatattattaatttactcacattataataataatttggctcgtcaattttcttaattctctCAAATTAGAACTCAATTAAAAGCGAACTAATTTGAAATATTGTTTGAGTGGCTCATAAATTTggctctaatttttttttacaccCTTGTTAAAGTTCACTAGTAGTTGTCTCCCTCCCCACTAATATTTGGATTGTTAAAGGAAAAATCACATTAGAACAAGGGGCAAAATAAACCAACAGTTTCCCCTAATTGCCAGCATTGACTCGTCACAGAATTACCATGACAAGAAGATGATGGAAGCTATTCTCTTATCTGTGGCCTATTTGTGATGCTATATACATAAGTTACTGTGGATCAAGTAATACCTCAGGTCTTATTATTAGAATCTTGTAACTTTCCAGTTTAAGTTACTGTGGATTAAAAAGCATATATATAACTAGTCAATATTATTCATTAAGATGTACTTAAATTGGAATTAGGCATCCATGCCAGTTGATTGCTAGTGTCATCTATAAATACGTATAATTTCTACATTTGCATCTCTGTTAGCAGCCTCCTTGCTCTAACTGGGGCATTACGACATCTTGGAGAGCCACGAGCTTTGCTTGACCACCATACTCTTCTGGCAAGGCTTCTTCGCCAATTtcctttataaaatttattctttcttcCTCATTGCTGACTATAACAATCTGCATTCACCACCACAAAGTGAGAAACCATAATGTTAAGACACAAGATAGTTAACCTAACCAAGTCCAGAGAAAAACTGAAAGGATGGCACCAAGTTTACCAAATAACTTTCCATAACCCATCAAGTCTAGAAATTTAAGGAGAAAGCTCAGAGACTCCAAGAATTACAGAAATTATCACGCAAGCAACATGGATCATATACAAGAACACATTGAATGAAGATAGGTATGACTGCATGCTCAAATATAACCACTTTTAAATGTTCAAAACATCGGATTCGTTGTAAATTTACAAAACAATCAAGAAAATGGTGTGCAAATAGCTTATCGCCATATAAATCGGCACCAAGCTACATTTGCCTACACCAATGAGTTCTATATGATTggacaaaataattttttaaacagTATAAAGTACCTTTTCCAGTGTTGCTTTCTCCAGGAAGCGAGAAACCATCTTCCAAACAGCAACAAAGAATCGTGGCATGTGTAAAATAAAGAGCTTTGCTAAACGCTCAGGATAATAAGCCTGCATAAATAAGAATTCACACTGATATAAAGATATCATTTAAGTGTCTCGAGAAATAACAAGCTACTCATCTTTAAATGTTGCTGTTCATGGAATAGAGGTTTGTAAAGCAGGCTTTGTTTCACTTTtgttaatattcttaaaattggATGATTCTCATCTGCTAACACATTTAGTTCGCGTCTAAATTCCACAAGATGACCAAATACATTATCAGGTGACTAGACAACTCAGCCAGCACAGTATCTGTAGACTGAAAATGTTGTCCACTGTATGCATATATCCACAATGCTCAATAACTATCCTATGCGATTTTTGGTTGTTTCTTAAAGATAACAATAACATGAAGAAACTTATGACATATGAGAACCCCCAACTAGTATGGTGCGTTAGGAGTATTTTACAAGGATATTTAGATTACTTGCCCATAGAGAAGAACTACACCACCGAAATACAACAAAGCTCAAAATCTTATGATATCAACAAGCAGCAACCTCAAGAGTAAATTTACAAGGAAAGAAATATAGTTAACATAAGTTTACTATCATGCAGCTCATCTACTTATCTTTAATgctttctaaatataaaaatataataaaatttggatcCCTTacagataaaaaaaaagtgtcaTTCTATTCCAAGACTGTTATCttccatttttaatttctacaACACAGTAATAAAAGGGATACAGCAAAGAAGAAAGACCTAATGGTCAAAAGAATGAAAACCTATATGATTTTTTCACAATTTTGGccaattcttttagttttggGCAAAATGGCCCCAATTGCAAAGTCATTGACATGGCATATGAGGTGGCATGATATGAATATCACCATTGAACTTATCCTATTTTGACCAAAATTGGAAATTAGCTAAAATCGCAAATGATTTTGCAACTCGGAccattttgttaaaattaaaagaatggcCACAATTGCCAAAATTGCATAAGTTCGGGTTCTTTTTACCATTAAGATAAGAAGAAATGGATAATAGCAAAATCTTAAACTGCATGTACTTTCCCTAAAAGATGTAGCCAATAAAAGCTTCTTTTAACCTTCAAAATGCCTACAACTCAACTAAACAGAGATTCATTAGGATAGCTTCTAAAACCCCAAAATATGGACTTTGAAAACATGTGAACAAAGATTTGAGCTTGAAAGCTACAAATTTACACCAAAATTGATTTGCATCACAACATAGGTTACCATAAAAGACTAGCAAGGTAgactaattaaaaatcatatcgGAAGCTCTCTAGTACTATTAAGTTTTTGTACATTTTAATCctttattacattttttttttgtcccCTTTCATGGTGCATCCTTGTTTCTCAGTGTTTACCTATTACAAGATGGAAAATTTGTTGTAGCAAAAATTACAAATGGAGTTACCTGCAGAAACTGAAATCCAGTGATCAAGCCACGTGCATCTATATTTCTATATGTAATTTGCTGCAGATCTAAAATGCCAATCAACTTCTCGTTTCCTATTTCTCTTCCTTTAAATGAACTGTAAAGTATCCACACTTTCAGAAAGTATAAAGAAAGGGGATCAAAATTGctttatctattagatagactgCACCCTTCACAAAAGTAATTTCTCTGGACAATCGTGATTCTGCATCACTTAAATGTTCCGAATCACATAGTTTAAAGTGTACCTTGCAATTGTTTTGTCTAGCAAATGAACCACGAACTCTGCACCAAAggtgaaataaaattattatatgaacCACTTGCAAGGTATCATCATAATAACAGGAAGTTGAGCTTGTTTACCATACTGttctctttttaatattaagtcTAGGCTTATTATGTAAACTAACATAGATAAAATGTAAACATTAATTTTCTCATTGAGGCCTCATTCTAATTCATCAACGCCTCATCGCAATGTTGAAATGGTTCATATTGGATATTGCTAACCCCCAAAACAACTTTGCTTAATATACGGAACATGCTACCTCTGCTTGCAAGAGAAGAAAGGTAAAAGCTGAAATACTTCATTGGCATATGTATTTACTTCAAGTATTTTTGAGAGGGCGTTATCAAATGTTTTCAGGGATGGCTAAAGACATTCCCAAATCAGAACATGGAATCCTCCTATTTACACAAAATAATTATCAGGACTGAGTGGATTATCAGGTCACACTGTTGAGCATGCAGATACAAGAGTCTGGAGAATGTTTATGAAAGAGAATTGCGTAATCAAATAAGTTTCTTAAAGAAATATAGTAGGGATAAACAAGCTCAAGAGACATCTAGAAATGAACATCAACTTCCCACCTGGGAAAATAACAAATGAAACGGTCAACAGCACCAATTGTTTATGTAAGTCAAAATTCTAACTAGCTGATTCACACAGTTCAATGGCATAGTTGAACAGTTCTATCATTTGAGAATATACACGATAAAGTTATTTGTGAAGATAAATAGTACAGCAAACAGGAAATTATAAGTAATAATAGACGAGGAGGTTTTGATGCAACTAAAGTTATCCGATGTAATTAACAATACATTTATGCCCAATAAACCCTTAAAAGTTGGCATCACATTTTATACTTCTCTATCTGCTGTTTCCTAACCATTGGAAGGAGGTTTCCGGAACAGTGGCCAAcctttacattttttatggTGATGGGCTACATCTTTATGAAAATTTCCAATAGCAACCATTATAATTAGAGGATTATCTTTCAGAAAATCAATTAATGACTATCATGATTGTGACTACACAAATATTCTTTTCCCATGGCTGTGTAATCCCAAAGCACATGAAAACTAAACAATACCAGACAGAAATATTCAATAATAGAAGGCAACATAcatcagaaaaagaaataattgtgCTCCATTTGATTCTAGATCAACAAACAAGCAGATATAGTCCAAGCAGTCCT comes from Ricinus communis isolate WT05 ecotype wild-type chromosome 5, ASM1957865v1, whole genome shotgun sequence and encodes:
- the LOC8270673 gene encoding aspartate-semialdehyde dehydrogenase; the encoded protein is MATLTHPHHQAHLFSKFSLKSKPKFTPSSSRIKMSLQETGPSLAVVGVTGAVGQEFLSVLSDRNFPYRSIKMLASKRSAGKQLTFQDNNYTVEELTADSFDGVDIALFSAGGSISKEFGPIAVDKGSIVVDNSSAFRMVEGVPLVIPEVNPEAMKEIKFGLKKGALIANPNCSTIICLMAATPLHRHAKVQRMVVSTYQAASGAGAAAMEELELQTREVLQGKPPTCNIFKQQYAFNLFSHNAPVQSNGYNEEEMKLVKETRKIWNDMNVKVTATCIRVPVMRAHAESVNLQFEKPLDEDTARDILKNAPGVVVIDNRASNHFPTPLEVSNKDDVAVGRIRQDVSQEGNHGLDIFVCGDQIRKGAALNAIQIAELLL
- the LOC8270682 gene encoding CRAL-TRIO domain-containing protein YKL091C, whose protein sequence is MEETHQIAVTQMRKSVEKLGSSTENYSDATIMRFLIARSMDPEKAAKMFVQWQKWRSAFVPNGSISDSEVQPELETRKIYLQSLTKEGHPILIIKGSKHYPSKDHLQFKKFVVHLLDKTIASSFKGREIGNEKLIGILDLQQITYRNIDARGLITGFQFLQAYYPERLAKLFILHMPRFFVAVWKMVSRFLEKATLEKIVIVSNEEERINFIKEIGEEALPEEYGGQAKLVALQDVVMPQLEQGGC